In Heptranchias perlo isolate sHepPer1 chromosome 21, sHepPer1.hap1, whole genome shotgun sequence, the following proteins share a genomic window:
- the LOC137340221 gene encoding protein phosphatase 1K, mitochondrial-like produces the protein MAALAISLCQRGGVVANKTVKFSCLQKQPHLFYSFSTMSTKMNWAAVERSTQLPTWDSFGIWLDDPVVLPPRIVDLQCKEKIANIGCTSQIGKRKENEDRFSIAELSDGLFCFSVFDGHGGTDAAEFCSRYIGHYIQRNLQIGADLENVLLKSFLQIDSDFMQNVYGLGEGALLTSGTTATVALLRNEIQLTVASVGDSPAILCREGKAEQLTEDHTPRRKDEKKRIKQCGGFIDWNSAGDPYVNGRLAMTRSIGDVDLKPFGVTAQPEVNTVELQHTKDCFLILTTDGVSGIMEAQEVCDIVKKCQDPSEAAAVVNEQALQYGTEDNVTTVIVPFGAWGKYKNSLAHTSFGRMMVASCRWS, from the exons ATGGCTGCGCTTGCAATCTCTCTTTGCCAACGTGGTGGGGTTGTGGCTAATAAAACAGTGAAGTTCTCATGTCTCCAGAAGCAGCCCCATCTCTTTTATTCCTTCTCTACTATGAGCACTAAAATGAACTGGGCAGCTGTTGAAAGAAGTACGCAGTTGCCAACTTGGGATAGCTTTGGCATTTGGTTAGATGACCCGGTTGTTCTGCCACCTCGAATAGTGGATCTTCAGTGTAAAGAGAAGATTGCCAATATTGGCTGTACAAGCCAGATTGGAAAAAGAAAGGAGAATGAAGATCGTTTCAGTATAGCTGAACTTTCTGATGGGTTGTTCTGCTTTTCTGTCTTTGATGGGCATGGAGGGACTGATGCTGCTGAGTTTTGTTCTAGATACATTGGACACTATATTCA GCGAAACCTACAAATAGGAGCAGATTTGGAAAATGTCTTGTTGAAATCTTTTCTGCAAATAGATAGTGACTTCATGCAAAATGTTTATGGATTGGGGGAAG GTGCACTGCTAACATCAGGAACAACAGCAACTGTGGCTTTGTTGAGGAATGAAATTCAGCTTACAGTTGCGAGTGTTGGAGATAGTCCAGCTATTCTTTGTCGTGAAGGAAAAGCTGAACAATTAACTGAAGATCACACCCCAAGAAGGAAAGATGAAAAGAAAAG gaTTAAGCAGTGTGGCGGTTTCATAGATTGGAATAGTGCCGGAGACCCATATGTGAACGGTCGACTGGCCATGACCCGTAGCATTGGGGATGTGGATCTCAAGCCTTTTGGGGTAACTGCTCAACCAGAAGTTAACACAGTGGAG TTGCAGCATACGAAAGACTGTTTCCTGATCCTGACTACTGATGGAGTTAGTGGGATTATGGAGGCACAAGAAGTGTGTGATATTGTGAAAAAATGCCAAGATCCATCAGAAGCTGCTGCTGTTGTAAATGAGCAG GCATTGCAGTATGGAACAGAAGATAATGTAACCACCGTGATTGTGCCATTTGGTGCATGGGGAAAATACAAAAATTCACTCGCTCATACAAGTTTTGGAAGAATGATGGTGGCAAGCTGCAGATGGAgctga